From the genome of [Chlorobium] sp. 445:
AGGTTGTGCTGATAGTCGAGTGCCTGCTGAAGAGATTACGGGAACGGAGCCAGGAGAACTCTTCGTGCATCGCAATATTGCTAATCTTGTGATTCACACTGACTTTAACATGCTAAGCGTCCTGCAATATGCCGTCGAAGTCTTGAAAGTTAAACATGTGATTGTATGCGGGCACTACAACTGCGGTGGCGTCAAAAACGCGATGGGGCATCAAAGTCTAGGACTGATTAACAAGTGGTTGCGTCACATCAAAGATGTCTATCGATTTCATGCGGCGGAGCTGGAGGCAATTCAAGATGAAGAGCAACGCTATCGTCGGCTCATTGAGCTCAATGTGATTGAACAACTGCGAAACATCGCAGAAACTTCATTCGTGCAGCGTGCGTGGCACTTTGAGGGTCGCCCGTATCTACATGGATGGGTGTACGATATAGAAACAGGTTTGCTCAAAGAGCTTACAATGATGCAGCCTAATGCGGAACTCTACGACATCTATCGATATGACTTTTCAATAGAACGTGGTAAGGGTAGAGTCAATGAATTTGGGGTGTCAAACCAGATCACGAATGGGGAGAAAACCCTAAACACAGTGCCCGAACCCTCTCACCACTAAATACAATGAGCAAGGGCAGGCACGAGTCTGCCCTTATCACTTCAAAATGTAACTTTACTTTTCTGCAACCCCAATACGCTTCGTTCAAACATTAAGCCGGACAGGCATCACAAGGATAAGAT
Proteins encoded in this window:
- a CDS encoding carbonate dehydratase, yielding MESYKKLLLANKAWAKEKLDIRPDYFEKMARNQTPEFLWIGCADSRVPAEEITGTEPGELFVHRNIANLVIHTDFNMLSVLQYAVEVLKVKHVIVCGHYNCGGVKNAMGHQSLGLINKWLRHIKDVYRFHAAELEAIQDEEQRYRRLIELNVIEQLRNIAETSFVQRAWHFEGRPYLHGWVYDIETGLLKELTMMQPNAELYDIYRYDFSIERGKGRVNEFGVSNQITNGEKTLNTVPEPSHH